Proteins encoded within one genomic window of Argiope bruennichi chromosome 7, qqArgBrue1.1, whole genome shotgun sequence:
- the LOC129975631 gene encoding uncharacterized protein LOC129975631, with amino-acid sequence MAPVLRHCPCLRPENDDVRLLEYSHSNLDDVPNEVFGYERTLEELFLDANQIKDLPRPLFHCHGLRKLNLSDNEIQTLPPAIASLINLEYLDISKNGILEIPESIKGCKCLTVIDASVNPLGKLPEGFTFLINLHELYLNDTFLEYLPANFGRLAHLRILELRENHLKLLPKSMARLVELSRLDIGQNDFSELPEVIGSLPRLVELWCDCNNLNCLPPFLGGLKKLAYLDASKNKIYEVADEIEGCISLCDLTLSSNRIKVLPDGIANLKRLTVLRVDENRMVSVPENIGNLCNLEELVLSSNNLKSLPPSVGLLRNLKTLIADDNLLEELPSEIGSCLKLTILSLRDNKLVQIPDELGHVTALKVINLSGNLLQYLPFSIAKLPNLQALWLSENQNKPLIPLQSDTDRVTGIKVLTCFMLPQVPLEEEVNEVEKSEADIPDTGKGRHIIKFAFDAEKDQPSKLVRAPTPYPKELKAHARHARNYALKKQGSKDSDGNEVIENSQVGDAVEGLHPTGATPDIMILPTLPPKESSKVKEAAVIKPRSPVSSPPKHERHYIPNIKDPSSQEGEIKQITFLEQNPLQLGHQTSSDIIGAEITEKMLGRRDSRGDGSSSENTSTSATGSPKLTPDGILMDSCNHPLKMDKDGLFKKNVPVPGKRDTWMRQRLLKQGSGDSDRGYRSDHEVYISEKDQYGQGYHDGYASDWEAFLAKQNYNGPVNPESVPGAQHYPRTMHPQGSLDYRGHAEGQEIKGEGERDGYVLPWDGRYHYSNEGGAVLVEDEYQARMTPPYNNYWQMDPASGQFYSGYDMSHSYPPGAENTSYVYNRNPPSEPPPLPPQPYYEDCDGYKHIAPQFWLQHPPNPAPVICNNPGTIPRRLGTASPRLKRSQCLSVQAPLHGTPQEYHLVPHQPGNLRPTVPNSSPRPGRSPSPGIENRIPVQYSSQTYQKYPPHFQPPYPVQGYPITTQPVNTSQFPPGVHSHYHSNYQTPVPVYPTLPPSPRMKHTGHPYGASAVDDSALVSRPYPMVPTANVHKSAYYPPNAQGDNLDPIYHHRLQSSVNPEDFEKVQDAEYGVAPSGSLHYRSGSIPAQIQNIESCGVADVQHLNRSVPSINIIPSTSPPQTSYLADTESWRGDTSNITSTKPASDASSSVRSNATKPDSSSSANHVIDTDDAKFNEKPLTMNEDKNLNAVEESHPDNTQNDSSTKMNKNKMNEKVADTYSQEANSYTVISPKPSKIVPQSNVINSPNPNKDVKLSSGLNENQTGFRRPGCFQAVPMNIPSVHSVARKIEPVVNDKKEISEMKKNEICANHTTEHMALDAYNPRMKPSQIESEIKQSHSTTNSPNPSGSISENKKTSGYVGGIISNLNKSLNAQNKEVELDQKSNPRKSITDQHALDRDKIDSNKSEKPPPKPATKPGYPVQILTNVGLQSDRTIDRPPDLPKKDRTAVTMRNIIPVSENRVNTSATQNFNKSYPPEIHKANAERNQKFLDRPRKVMEDTANVSEQSKSLNPQNKITTENNKNMKITQHSSKDYVTNNQSKQMQHTIENKAYTSHSSSNQSENSKISTDKRFQRVLPPIDATFQLKPCNTRRSPSNFDQTLEDSGNQLTDNQINTSNKDTSKISGHSAQPKTSSASTKQDSNEPPTIPPKRSSMGINFGLNDLPPKAVKHDNNSERNISGRQLERTNSLSENEQVNDINEMNKVSKLHVDIVQAKDVNNEKNEQLQKGNMPDLLSRIVDDDKNELIILEQSNRVLKSVKSEEDELSKDNFSFNKEESVKDNIPESPKSPKRQSWFFGTHKNSLVFPVILSKNPELGFSIEGGIGTPRNPGKPYDSGIYVAQVLDDGPANNLLKPGDKILQVDGKDFTQLDHNKALALLQESGATVSLMVSRQ; translated from the exons ATGGCCCCAGTGCTCCGTCACTGTCCTTGCCTCCGTCCCGAGAATGATGATGTTCGACTTTTAGAGTACAGTCATTCAAATCTTGATGATGTGCCAAACGAAGTGTTCGGTTATGAAAGGACCCTAGAAGAATTGTTTTTAGATGCCAATCAAATTAAAGATCTTCCACGa CCTTTATTCCACTGCCATGGTCTAAGAAAACTAAATTTGAGTGATAATGAGATTCAAACATTACCTCCAGCAATTGCTTCACTCATAAATTTAGAATACTTAGATATAAGTAAAAATG GTATTTTAGAAATTCCGGAAAGCATAAAAGGATGCAAGTGCCTTACTGTGATTGATGCGAGTGTGAATCCTTTAGGAAA acttCCTGAAGGATTCACATTTCTCATTAATCTACATGAACTTTATCTAAatgacacatttttggaatatctGCCAGCAAATTTTGGAAG ATTAGCTCATCTGAGAATTTTGGAGTTGAGAGAGAATCATCTAAAGCTTCTACCAAAATCTATGGCAAGACTTGTTGAGCTCAGTAGGCTAGATATTGGGcaaaatgatttttctgaattg CCTGAAGTTATTGGAAGCTTACCAAGATTAGTTGAGCTGTGGTGTGACTGTAATAATTTGAACTGTCTTCCACCA TTTCTGGGAGGTcttaaaaaattagcatatttagatgcaagtaaaaataaaatctatgaagTTGCTGATGAAATTGAAGGTTGTATAAGCCTTTGTGATCTTACTCTGTCATCTAATCGTATCAAAGTACTTCCAGATGGAATAG cTAATCTAAAAAGGTTAACAGTTTTGAGAGTTGATGAAAATCGAATGGTTTCAGTGCCTGAAAATATTGGAAA TTTATGTAATTTAGAAGAATTAGTACTAAGTTCAAACAACTTGAAAAGTTTACCTCCTAGTGTTGGCTTATTACGAAACTTAAAAACTTTGATTGCAGATGATAATTTATTGGAGGAACTTCCATCTGAG ATTGGAAGCTGCCTGAAACTAACTATTTTGTCTTTAAGAGACAATAAATTGGTACAGATACCTGATGAGCTTGGGCATGTCACTGCATTAAAAGTTATCAATTTAAGCGGTAACCTTTTACAGTATCTGCCATTCAGCATTGCAAAACTCCCTAATCTGCAAGCATTATGGCTGTCTGAAAATCAG AACAAACCACTGATTCCACTCCAGTCTGATACAGATAGAGTGACAGGAATTAAGGTGCTGACCTGTTTTATGTTACCACAAGTACCTCTGGAAGAAG AAGTTAATGAAGTGGAGAAATCTGAAGCTGATATACCAGATACTGGCAAAGGCAGACACATCATCAAGTTTGCTTTTGATGCTGAAAAAGACCAACCA agcaAACTTGTTCGTGCTCCTACTCCATATCCCAAAGAGTTAAAAGCACATGCTCGCCATGCTAGAAATTATGCCCTGAAGAAGCAAGGTTCTAAAGATTCTGATGGAAATGAAGTCATAGAAAATTCACAG GTGGGAGATGCAGTTGAAGGTTTGCATCCCACAGGAGCTACACCTGATATCATGATTTTACCTACACTCCCACCTAAAGAATCTAGTAAAGTGAAAGAAGCAGCTGTTATTAAGCCAAGATCTCCTGTTTCCTCTCCTCCAAAGCATGAAAGGCATTATATTCCAAACATTAAG gaTCCATCTTCTCAAGAGGGTGAAATCAAACAGATTACATTTTTGGAGCAAAATCCTCTACAG CTTGGTCATCAAACAAGTTCTGATATCATTGGGGctgaaattactgaaaaaatgcTTGGCAGGCGAG atTCTCGAGGAGATGGATCATCTAGTGAGAATACATCAACATCAGCAACTGGATCTCCTAAACTAACACCAGATGGCATTCTAATGGATAGTTGTAATCATCCTCTTAAAATGGATAAAGATggacttttcaaaaaaaatgttccagTTCCTGGTAAAAGGGATACTTGGATGAGGCAACGCCTTTTGAAACAAGGAAGTGGTGACAGTGACAGAGGTTATAGAAGTGATCATGAAGTTTATATATCTGAAAAGGACCAATATGGCCAGGGTTATCATGATGGATATGCAAGTGATTGGGAAGCCTTCCTTgctaaacaaaattataatggCCCTGTCAATCCAGAATCTGTTCCTGGTGCTCAACATTATCCAAGAACTATGCATCCTCAAGGAAGTTTAGACTATCGTGGGCATGCTGAAGGTCAAGAAATCAAGGGGGAAGGGGAAAGAGATGGTTATGTTCTTCCCTGGGATGGCCGTTATCACTATTCTAATGAAGGTGGTGCTGTTTTAGTTGAAGATGAATACCAAGCTCGAATGACTCCTCCATATAATAATTATTGGCAGATG GATCCAGCTTCAGGCCAATTTTATTCAGGTTATGATATGAGTCATTCATATCCTCCTGGTGCAGAAAATACTTCTTATGTATATAATCGAAATCCACCATCAGAACCTCCGCCTTTGCCACCACAACCATATTACGAGGATTGTGATGGATATAAGCACATTGCACCTCAGTTTTGGTTGCAACATCCTCCAAATCCTGCCCCAGTAATTTGTAATAATCCAGGAACTATACCCAGAAGATTAGGTACTGCTTCACCACGTTTAAAACGATCACAGTGTTTAAGTGTCCAGGCTCCTTTACATGGTACACCTCAAGAGTATCATCTAGTACCACACCAGCCTGGGAACTTAAGACCAACTGTTCCAAATAGCTCACCTCGACCAGGACGCTCACCTTCACCTGGAATCGAGAATCGAATTCCTGTGCAATATTCCTCCCAGACATATCAAAAATATCCCCCTCACTTCCAGCCACCTTATCCTGTTCAAGGATATCCCATCACAACTCAACCTGTAAATACATCACAGTTTCCCCCTGGTGTCCATTCTCACTATCACAGTAATTATCAAACTCCAGTACCTGTATATCCTACTCTACCACCATCTCCTCGAATGAAACATACAGGACATCCTTACGGAGCATCTGCTGTAGATGATTCAGCATTGGTTTCGAGACCATATCCTATGGTACCTACAGCCAATGTTCATAAATCTGCTTATTATCCCCCAAATGCTCAAGGTGACAATCTTGATCCAATTTATCATCATAGACTTCAATCATCTGTTAATCCTGAAGATTTTGAAAAAGTGCAAGATGCCGAATATGGAGTTGCACCATCTGGCTCTTTACATTATCGCAGTGGATCCATTCCTGCTCAGATACAAAATATTGAGTCATGTGGTGTAGCTGATGTACAGCATCTTAATCGCTCAGTGCCAAGCATTAATATCATTCCTAGTACATCTCCACCTCAAACATCTTATTTGGCTGATACCGAAAGCTGGAGAG gtgatACTTCCAATATTACTTCTACAAAACCTGCTTCAGACGCTTCATCTTCAGTACGTTCGAATGCAACGAAACCTGATAGCTCATCATCTGCTAATCACGTTATTGACACAGATGATGCTAAATTTAACGAAAAGCCTCTAACTATGAATGAAGATAAAAATCTTAATGCTGTTGAGGAATCACATCCTGATAATACTCAGAATGATTCTTCAACTAAAATGAATaagaacaaaatgaatgaaaaagtagCTGATACATATTCACAAGAGGCAAATTCTTATACTGTCATCTCACCAAAGCCTAGTAAAATAGTTCCTCAGTCAAATGTTATAAACTCACCAAATCccaataaagatgttaaattaaGTTCTGGTTTGAATGAAAACCAAACAGGTTTCCGGCGACCAGGCTGTTTCCAAGCTGTTCCAATGAACATTCCAAGTGTACATTCTGTTGCTCGTAAAATCGAACCAGTTGTGaatgataaaaaggaaatttctgaaatgaagaagaatgaaatttgtgcTAACCATACAACTGAGCATATGGCACTTGATGCATATAATCCAAGGATGAAGCCTTCTCAGATAGAATCTGAGATTAAACAGTCACACTCAACTACCAATTCACCAAATCCATCTGGttccatttctgaaaataaaaagactTCCGGTTATGTTGGTGGTATTATCAGCAACTTAAACAAATCATTAAATGCACAAAATAAAGAAGTGGAGTTGGATCAGAAATCAAATCCTAGGAAAAGTATTACAGATCAGCATGCATTGGACAGAGACAAAATTGACAGCAACAAATCAGAAAAGCCTCCACCTAAGCCTGCTACTAAGCCTGGCTATCCAGTTCAGATATTAACTAATGTTGGATTGCAATCTGATAGAACAATTGATCGGCCTCCAGATTTGCCCAAGAAAGACAGAACTGCTGTAACTATGAGAAATATCATTCCAGTATCTGAAAACAGAGTTAATACATCTGCAacccaaaattttaataaaagttaccCTCCTGAAATTCATAAAGCTAATGctgaaagaaatcaaaaattcttaGATAGGCCTAGAAAAGTAATGGAGGATACAGCTAATGTTTCTGAACAATCAAAATCTTTGAATCcgcaaaataaaataactacagagaataataaaaatatgaaaattactcAACACAGCTCAAAAGACTATGTTACAAATAATCAGAGTAAACAAATGCAGCATACTATTGAAAACAAAGCTTATACTAGTCATTCTTCATCTAATCAATCGGAAAACAGTAAAATATCCACAGATAAAAGATTTCAAAGAGTTTTACCTCCAATTGATGCTACTTTCCAACTCAAACCCTGCAATACAAGGAGAAGTCCTAGTAATTTTGACCAGACTTTAGAGGATAGTGGTAATCAACTGACTGATAATCAAATTAACACATCTAACAAAGATACTTCTAAAATTTCTGGGCATTCAGCACAACCAAAAACTTCTTCAGCTTCCACCAAACAAGATTCTAATGAACCTCCAACAATTCCACCAAAGCGCTCATCTATGGGCATAAATTTCGGATTAAATGATTTACCACCCAAAGCTGTAAAACACGATAACAATTCAGAAAGAAATATCTCTGGTAGGCAATTAGAAAGGACAAATTCGTTGAGTGAGAATGAACAAGTGaatgatataaatgaaatgaataaggTTTCAAAGCTGCATGTAGATATAGTTCAAGCCAAAGatgttaacaatgaaaaaaatgaacagtTGCAGAAAGGAAATATGCCTGATTTACTCAGTCGAATTGTGGATGATGACAAGAACGAATTAATTATTCTTGAGCAATCAAATAGAGTATTAAAAAGTGTCAAAAGTGAAGAAGATGAGCtttctaaagataatttttcttttaataaagaagaaagtgtGAAAGATAATATTCCAGAATCTCCTAAATCTCCAAAGCGTCAATCTTGGTTTTTTGGCACTCATAAAAATTCTTTGGTT tttcctGTGATTTTGTCCAAAAATCCTGAACTTGGATTCTCTATTGAAGGTGGCATTGGTACTCCAAGAAATCCTGGTAAACCTTATGATAGT gGAATATATGTAGCTCAAGTTTTGGATGATGGACctgcaaataatttattgaaacctGGTGATAAAATATTACAG